CGCCGCGCCGAGGAAGTAGCCGGCCGCGCAATCGCGATAGCTCGCGCTGGCCGTCGCGCCATCGGTGCAGTCCAGGTAGGGATAGAGCAGCAGCTGATGCCGCAGGGCGATGCCGCTGCCGCGCAACTGCTGGCAAGCCACGGCGGCGAGGTTGCCGCCGGCGCTGTCGCCCGCCACGGCGATCCGTGACGGGTCCGCACCCAGTTGCGCCGCATGCGCGGCCGCCCATCGCACCGCCGCGACCGCATCATCCGCGGCGGCCGGGAAGCGCGCTTCCGGCGCGAGCCGGTAGTCGACCGACAGCACCAGCGCGCCGCTGCGGCGCGCCAGGCTGCGGCAGATGTTGTCGTGCGAATCCAGGCCGCACAGCACAAAGCCGCCGCCGTGGAAATAGATGACAAGCGGCAGCGCGGCGCTGTCGTCCGGCCGGTACAGACGGGCCTTCAGCGGGCCGGCCGCACCGTCCAGGGTCAGGTCTTGCTGCGCGGCGATGGCGTCGCCGGGCGCGAACCCCGGCATGGCCGCCAGCGCGGCACGATAGTCGGCGGCGCGCAGCGTGGAGAAGTCTGGGCTGGGCATGGCGGCCATGGCATCAAGCATGGCGCGGGCCTGGGGGTCGAGCGGCATGGTGTCTCCCGGTTGCCGTTGAGGATTCAAAGTTCAGAGCGCGAACACCGGCTGGCTGCCGGCGGCAATGCCTTGCGCGCGCGCCAGCGCGGCCTGCGCGGCCTGCTCGTGCGGCAGGATCCAGAAGCGGCCGGCCGCCACGCCATCGAGGATCACGTGCGCGACCTCGTCCGGCGTCATGCCGGCGGCAATGCCGCTGCGCAGCGCGCCGTTCATCTGGTTCACCTCCTGCGAGCCGGCGCCATCCAGGTCCGCCGCGATGCCGGTGGCGACCGGGCCGGGGCAGACCACCGACACCTGGATCGGCAGGCCGGCCGCCTGCAGCTCCAGCGCGAGGCCTTCGCTGAGCGCTACCACGCCCTGCTTGGACAGCGTGTAGGGCGCCAGCCAGGGGCCGACCGCGAGGCCCGCCATCGACGCCACGTTGACGATATGGCCCGAGCCCTGCGCCGCCATGCGCGGCACGAAGCAGCGCAGCGCGTGCAGCACGCTCCACAGGTTGATGCGCAGCACGCGCTCGAATACTTCCGGCGCCAGCTCCCAGCAGCGCCCGGTGGCCAGCACGCCGGCGTTGTTGACCAGCAGGTCGACGCGGCCCAGGCGCAGGAAGGCTTCCGCGCACAAGTGCTCCATCTGGCGCGCGTCGGCGACGTCGGTCGGGATGGCAATTGCGATGGCCCCCTGGCCGGCAAGCGCCGCGCGCGTCGCTTCCAGTGCATCGGCGTCGATATCGGCGAGCGCCAGCGCGTAGCCTTGCGCCGCCAACGCGTGTGCCAGCGCGCGGCCGATGCCGCTGCCCGCACCGGTGATCACTGCGGCCTGCTGCCGCGGGTTTGCCGCCATGGTCATGGTTCTCCGTGGAAAAAATCGGGAATGACGGGCAGCGGGGATCGCCGCCCATGGCTGACTTGTAGCGGCGGCGCGGCGGCGCGGCATCGTCTGTTTGGGTAGGGCGGCGTCACATGGCGCCATCTGGCGCATAGGTGTTTGCCCGCGCCTGGCCGGCCATGGGTCTGCCCTTAGTCTGTTTGGAGTATGTGTTTGCGACGCCGGCGCGTGAGGATTGGCCTGTCCCGCGGGACTAGTCCGGCGTGCCTGTCATGCCGGCATGGACTAGGGCAAACCATGAAGGCAGGGGGCAAGCCGCGACCCCTTCGCCGTCCCTATAATCGGGGCACAAAAAAGGGCCGCAGAGCTCGCAGGAAGGCCAGCCGCCCGGCACGTCCGGGGCGCTGCGCACGCCACAATGGAGACAGAGGAAATGCTGATGGAGGCGAGCCACAACCAGGCAGCCGCGCACCTGTTCGCGCAGACGACGGTGTCGCTGTCTGACTTCAGCGCGTTGCTGGGCAATATCTACCAGGGACCGATGGAACAGGTGCCGTGGGGCAAGGCGCTGGAGCAGATCCGCAGGCAGCTCGACGCCAACTACGTCACGCTGATCCTACGCTCGCCTGCCACGGACCGGCGCGGGCTCATGATCAATGCCTCGGAGCACGGTGGTTCGACGCTACCGGGCGAGACTTCCTACAACAACTACTACTACGCGCTCGATCCTTTCATCGGCCTGCCGTCGGACCGCGTGGTGACCATCGACGAGCATCTCGGGCCGGGCGTCTGGTGCCAGAGCGAAATCTACCTGCAGTTCCTCAAGGACATCGGCATCCGCTACATCCTGGGCGCGGACCTGCGTACCGACGATGGCGTGGAATGCCGCTTCCGTGTCTGCCGCAAGCATGACGGCCGCGACTTCTCGGCCGCCGACAAGGCGCTGTGCACCGCGCTGCTGCCGCACCTGAAGCGCGCGGTGGACCTGCACTCGCGCCTCGACGTGGTGGAGTCGGAGCGCACTGTCTATGCCAGCGCCATCGACCGCATGCTGGTCGGCATGGTGATCCTCGACGAGTCCGGCGCCATCATCAAGACCAACGCCGCCGCCGACGAGATCCTGGGCGCCAAGGACGGCATGCGGATCGCCAAGGGCGGGCTGGACGTGGAATACGGCCAGGAGAACCGCAAGTTCCAGCGGTCGCTGCGCCAGGCGATGATGGGGCACCTGGGCACCGCGCCGGCGCTGATGGAAGCGATGTCGATCACGCGTCCGTCCGGCAGCGCCAGGCTGGGCGTGCTGATCCGCACCATCCCGCTCAGCGAGTGGTCGGAGGACAACCGCAAGCGCCCGGCCTGTGTGGTCTTCATCCGCGATCCCGAACGGCGCTCGCAGGCCTCGCACGATGTGGTGCGCCAGCTGTTCGACCTCACGCCCGCGGAGACGCAGCTGGCGCTGCAACTCGCCAACGGCCTCACGCTCGATGAAGCCGCGGACGAACTGGGCATCAGCAAGAACACGGCACGCGCGCACCTGCGCGCGATCTTCTCCAAGACCGGCGTGACCCGGCAGGCCACGCTGGTGCGCATGCTGCTGAGCAGCGTGATTTCTCTGGGCTAAGGCAAACGTCAGGGCTTTGCGCTGAGCACCAGCGCAAAGCCCTGCGGAGTCTGCAGTACCGCGCGGGTTTCATGCGGGCCCTGCGCCGCGGGCAGCGTCACGGCGGCACCCGCATCCACCAGCCGCGCGATCGCCGCGGCAATCTCCTCACCCTCATCCACCTTGAACGCGAGCACGGGCTGGTCCACCAGCCGTTCTTCGCCGGCCACCAGCGCCAGCGTGAGTGCGCCCGCATCCAGCGCGCAATAGCGGTCGCCATCGCGAAACTTCACGGCCAGTCCGAGTCCTTCCGTGAAGAACGGCAGCGCGGCGTCGAGGTTTGCAACGGGGTAAAGCAGCAGTCTGGCTTGCATGGTGTCCTGGTCCTTTCGAAGTTCAAGAACGGGCATCGGTGCCCGCGAACCATGATAGGGATGCGCCAGGCACTGCTCATAATCCAATCAGACGATGTTGCAACGCCTTGCGCCGCCCACACTGCAAGCACACAGGCCGCTTCCGGCCCGAGGCGCGGCAACCGGCGGCGTCCCGGCGGCGGTCCTGAACCACCACTGCCAGGGAAGGGGACTGCAATGCGTTTTTCGCTGATCTATGAAGCACAGACCGTCGATGCCTCGCGCGCCGGTGACCACAAGGTGTTCGATGAAATCATGGAACAGGTGGTGCTGGCCGAGGACATGGGCTTCGACGTGGTCTGGGCGGTCGAGCACACCGCGCTGACCAACTACGCGCACATGAGCGCGCCGGAGACGTTCCTCGCTTTCGTTGCCGGGCGCACGCAGCGCATCGGCATCGGCCACGGCGTGGTGTGCCTGCCGCCGGCGATGAACCACCCGGTCAAGGTGGCCGAGCGCATCGCCACGCTCGACATCCTGTCCGGCGGCCGCGTTCACTTCGGCGTGGGCAAGGGCGGCACGCAGCAGGAAGCGGGCACCTTTGGCTACGACCTGAACAGCCTGCACCCGATGATCGACGAGTCGATGTACCTGATCCCCAAGATCATGACGCAGGACGAGATCGAGCACGATGGCGAGTTCATCAAGATCCCGCGCCGCCCGATCCACCCCAAGCCGCGCCAGGATCCGCATCCGCTGATGTACCTGGCCTGCACCAATGCCGACACGCTGCAACGCGCCGGCGCGCGCGGCATGGGTGCGCTGGTGCTCGGCTTCGGCGGCCCGGAGGATGTGGCCAGGAAGAACGAGATCTATCGCACCGCGTGGGAGTGCCGCAAGCCGGAGGACCAGGTCGGCTTCCGCCCGCACCAGCACCTCGCCGCGCTGTGCCCGACCATCGTGCTGGAGGATGGACTGGCAGCGCGCAAGATCGGCATCAAGGGCCAGCGCTATTTCATGGAGTCGCTGTCGTACTGGTATGCCGGCGGCGAGCGCCCGGATCCGGCTGCCTGGGACGACGAGCATGTCACCGCGACGGACGCGCAGGGCAAGGCTGTCATCAACACGAAGTTTGCTTCCGAGAAGGTCTCGGTGGACTTCAGCGACCCGTCGATGATGATGCTGAACCCCAATCACGCCTACGGCACGGTGGAGGACTGCATCGGCTACGTGCAGCGCCTGATCGATACCGGCGCCGATGAAATCCTGTTCATCTGCCAGATGGGCACGGTGCCGCAGTGGGCGCAGCTCGAGACCATCCGCAATATCGGCGAGCACGTGATCCCGCATTTCCGCCAGCAGGGCCGCAAGCTGCGCGCGCTGGCGTGAACATTTGCTGACCGATGGCTTGCGCCTCTCTCCCGCAAGCGGGAGAGAGGCCGGGGGAGAGGGCCGGCGCATCCACGAAGTGCCGCGCACCGGATCGCGAAACAGCTAGTCCCATCAGACGATGGCGCCCCGCCCACCCGATGCAAACATCAACGCCAGCCACAAGACAAAGCACAAAGGAGACCGCGGTGCATCACGACA
This genomic window from Cupriavidus sp. P-10 contains:
- a CDS encoding SDR family NAD(P)-dependent oxidoreductase; the protein is MAANPRQQAAVITGAGSGIGRALAHALAAQGYALALADIDADALEATRAALAGQGAIAIAIPTDVADARQMEHLCAEAFLRLGRVDLLVNNAGVLATGRCWELAPEVFERVLRINLWSVLHALRCFVPRMAAQGSGHIVNVASMAGLAVGPWLAPYTLSKQGVVALSEGLALELQAAGLPIQVSVVCPGPVATGIAADLDGAGSQEVNQMNGALRSGIAAGMTPDEVAHVILDGVAAGRFWILPHEQAAQAALARAQGIAAGSQPVFAL
- a CDS encoding helix-turn-helix transcriptional regulator — protein: MLMEASHNQAAAHLFAQTTVSLSDFSALLGNIYQGPMEQVPWGKALEQIRRQLDANYVTLILRSPATDRRGLMINASEHGGSTLPGETSYNNYYYALDPFIGLPSDRVVTIDEHLGPGVWCQSEIYLQFLKDIGIRYILGADLRTDDGVECRFRVCRKHDGRDFSAADKALCTALLPHLKRAVDLHSRLDVVESERTVYASAIDRMLVGMVILDESGAIIKTNAAADEILGAKDGMRIAKGGLDVEYGQENRKFQRSLRQAMMGHLGTAPALMEAMSITRPSGSARLGVLIRTIPLSEWSEDNRKRPACVVFIRDPERRSQASHDVVRQLFDLTPAETQLALQLANGLTLDEAADELGISKNTARAHLRAIFSKTGVTRQATLVRMLLSSVISLG
- a CDS encoding VOC family protein gives rise to the protein MQARLLLYPVANLDAALPFFTEGLGLAVKFRDGDRYCALDAGALTLALVAGEERLVDQPVLAFKVDEGEEIAAAIARLVDAGAAVTLPAAQGPHETRAVLQTPQGFALVLSAKP
- a CDS encoding alpha/beta hydrolase; amino-acid sequence: MPLDPQARAMLDAMAAMPSPDFSTLRAADYRAALAAMPGFAPGDAIAAQQDLTLDGAAGPLKARLYRPDDSAALPLVIYFHGGGFVLCGLDSHDNICRSLARRSGALVLSVDYRLAPEARFPAAADDAVAAVRWAAAHAAQLGADPSRIAVAGDSAGGNLAAVACQQLRGSGIALRHQLLLYPYLDCTDGATASASYRDCAAGYFLGAAELDWYRTQYLADRADAADVRASPLQQRDLHALPPATIITAEFDPLRDQGEAYGEALQRAGHSATVRRWPGQFHGFISMQGVIDAASDALDVAAAALVRAFGNSRQEAA
- a CDS encoding LLM class flavin-dependent oxidoreductase, which produces MRFSLIYEAQTVDASRAGDHKVFDEIMEQVVLAEDMGFDVVWAVEHTALTNYAHMSAPETFLAFVAGRTQRIGIGHGVVCLPPAMNHPVKVAERIATLDILSGGRVHFGVGKGGTQQEAGTFGYDLNSLHPMIDESMYLIPKIMTQDEIEHDGEFIKIPRRPIHPKPRQDPHPLMYLACTNADTLQRAGARGMGALVLGFGGPEDVARKNEIYRTAWECRKPEDQVGFRPHQHLAALCPTIVLEDGLAARKIGIKGQRYFMESLSYWYAGGERPDPAAWDDEHVTATDAQGKAVINTKFASEKVSVDFSDPSMMMLNPNHAYGTVEDCIGYVQRLIDTGADEILFICQMGTVPQWAQLETIRNIGEHVIPHFRQQGRKLRALA